Proteins found in one Oncorhynchus mykiss isolate Arlee chromosome 17, USDA_OmykA_1.1, whole genome shotgun sequence genomic segment:
- the LOC110493892 gene encoding E3 ubiquitin-protein ligase RNF182 translates to MNQNFEKLDLETDQRCQPLVYTVEELECKICYNRYDTRSRKPKVLGCLHRVCTKCLKKIVENSSPSIVSCPFCRHETHVPYEEIWLLQDDSNILAILTYQDRARKSGGSITPGGEVLLTPSSLSGGGGDGCGGDSGGDCVTTGEQSHSSSDCLVITIMEVPGESQSSDSMSMLNMVRLYRPASLASLPCNMPLQKCGAWTSRNFPSFLIGVLCLVFFSSLPLGIYLLMIQQLTLGVILVSLVPSTLVLCVFYGFCQCLCHEIMQSIAT, encoded by the coding sequence ATGAACCAGAATTTTGAGAAGTTGGACTTGGAGACGGACCAGCGCTGCCAGCCTCTGGTCTACACCGTGGAGGAGCTGGAGTGCAAGATTTGCTATAACCGCTACGACACGCGCTCCCGCAAGCCCAAGGTGCTGGGCTGCCTCCACCGCGTCTGCACCAAATGCCTGAAGAAGATTGTGGAGAACTCGTCCCCCAGCATCGTCAGCTGCCCCTTCTGTCGGCACGAGACGCACGTGCCCTACGAGGAGATCTGGCTGCTGCAGGACGACAGCAACATCCTGGCCATCCTCACCTATCAGGACCGAGCCAGGAAGAGTGGCGGTTCCATCACCCCTGGCGGGGAGGTGCTGCTGACCCCAAGCAGCCTGAGCGGAGGTGGAGGGGACGGCTGTGGTGGTGATTCTGGGGGTGACTGCGTCACAACCGGCGAACAGTCGCATAGCTCCTCCGACTGCCTGGTTATCACCATCATGGAGGTGCCGGGCGAATCGCAGTCATCGGACTCCATGAGCATGCTCAATATGGTGCGCCTGTACCGGCCCGCAAGCCTGGCCTCGCTGCCCTGCAACATGCCCTTGCAGAAGTGTGGCGCTTGGACCTCGCGCAACTTTCCCAGCTTCCTAATCGGTGTCCTGTGTCTGGTCTTCTTTTCGTCGCTGCCGCTGGGCATCTACCTGCTGATGATCCAGCAGCTCACCCTGGGCGTCATCCTGGTTAGCCTGGTGCCCTCCACCctagttctgtgtgtgttctacgGCTTCTGTCAATGCCTTTGCCATGAGATCATGCAGTCCATAGCTACATAG
- the LOC118940426 gene encoding ubiquitin-conjugating enzyme E2 C-like isoform X1: MTTPCRSMASQNMDPAAASSTAALKGTETGGSAAKGSVTKRLQQELMTLMMSGDKGISAFPESDNLFKWIGTIDGAQGTVYEGLRYKLSLEFPSGYPYKAPRVKFITPCFHPNVDDQGFICLDILKDKWSALYDVRSILLSIQSLLGEPNIESPLNTAAAELWDNQEAFKAHLNTTYKN; the protein is encoded by the exons ATGACAACACCCTG TAGAAGTATGGCCTCTCAAAATATGGACCCTGCAGCCGCCTCGTCCACAGCAGCTCTGAAAGGGACTGAGACCGGTGGGAGTGCAGCAAAGGGCTCAGTCACGAAGAG ACTTCAACAAGAACTGATGACACTAATG ATGTCTGGAGATAAAGGGATCTCTGCTTTCCCGGAGTCTGACAACCTTTTTAAGTGGATAGGAACGATAGACGGAGCTCAGGGAACA GTTTACGAAGGCCTGAGGTACAAGCTGTCGTTGGAGTTCCCCAGTGGCTACCCGTACAAAGCCCCCCGAGTGAAGTTCATCACGCCATGTTTTCACCCCAACGTCGATGATCAGGGCTTCATCTGTCTGGATATCTTGAAAGACAAGTGGTCAGCCCTGTACGACGTACGGTCCATTCTTCTGTCCATCCAGAGTTTATTAGGAG AGCCCAACATTGAGAGTCCATtgaacactgctgctgctgagcTTTGGGATAACCAGGAAG CCTTCAAAGCCCATTTGAACACAACCTACAAGAACTGA
- the LOC118940426 gene encoding ubiquitin-conjugating enzyme E2 C-like isoform X2 has translation MASQNMDPAAASSTAALKGTETGGSAAKGSVTKRLQQELMTLMMSGDKGISAFPESDNLFKWIGTIDGAQGTVYEGLRYKLSLEFPSGYPYKAPRVKFITPCFHPNVDDQGFICLDILKDKWSALYDVRSILLSIQSLLGEPNIESPLNTAAAELWDNQEAFKAHLNTTYKN, from the exons ATGGCCTCTCAAAATATGGACCCTGCAGCCGCCTCGTCCACAGCAGCTCTGAAAGGGACTGAGACCGGTGGGAGTGCAGCAAAGGGCTCAGTCACGAAGAG ACTTCAACAAGAACTGATGACACTAATG ATGTCTGGAGATAAAGGGATCTCTGCTTTCCCGGAGTCTGACAACCTTTTTAAGTGGATAGGAACGATAGACGGAGCTCAGGGAACA GTTTACGAAGGCCTGAGGTACAAGCTGTCGTTGGAGTTCCCCAGTGGCTACCCGTACAAAGCCCCCCGAGTGAAGTTCATCACGCCATGTTTTCACCCCAACGTCGATGATCAGGGCTTCATCTGTCTGGATATCTTGAAAGACAAGTGGTCAGCCCTGTACGACGTACGGTCCATTCTTCTGTCCATCCAGAGTTTATTAGGAG AGCCCAACATTGAGAGTCCATtgaacactgctgctgctgagcTTTGGGATAACCAGGAAG CCTTCAAAGCCCATTTGAACACAACCTACAAGAACTGA